From the genome of Vicia villosa cultivar HV-30 ecotype Madison, WI linkage group LG2, Vvil1.0, whole genome shotgun sequence, one region includes:
- the LOC131647187 gene encoding protein SRC2 homolog isoform X1, with protein sequence MSSGTVAGIQGQPLEVTVVSCAKLKDTEWISRQDPYVCVEYASTKFRTRTCTDGGKHPVFQEKFVVPLIEGLRELTVVVWNSNTVTFDDFIGTGKVQLNKVLSQGFDDSSWPLQTKSGRHAGEIKLILHYANAKLNQQKLGSSSSHTPISYAATPAGSSYYPQQQQQPSYSNYHHPTPAPALAYPPPPASHHSSPYPPPSSYPSMPSPYPPHSSSPYPPPHSAYPPHSSSPYPPPHSAYPPPSAYPPSSYPPPATYPPHGGMYPPPPY encoded by the exons ATGTCTTCTGGAACGGTAGCGGGGATTCAGGGCCAACCTCTCGAGGTCACGGTGGTTTCGTGCGCGAAATTGAAGGATACTGAATGGATTTCAAGACAAGATCCCTACGTTTGTGTTGAATACGCTTCCACCAAATTCCGAACAAGAACATGCACAG ACGGTGGAAAACATCCGGTGTTTCAAGAGAAGTTCGTGGTGCCGTTGATTGAAGGTCTTCGTGAACTCACTGTTGTTGTTTGGAACAGCAATACTGTCACATTCGATGATTTTATAGGCACTGGAAA GGTTCAATTGAACAAGGTTCTGTCTCAAGGgtttgatgattcttcttggcCACTTCAAACTAAATCTGGCAG ACACGCAGGCGAAATAAAACTTATATTGCATTATGCAAATGCCAAACTAAATCAGCAG AAACTAGGCTCCTCCTCAAGCCATACTCCTATTTCCTATGCGGCGACACCCGCAGGTTCTTCTTACTACCCACAACAGCAGCAGCAGCCATCATACTCTAATTATCACCATCCAACACCTGCTCCTGCTCTTGCTTATCCTCCTCCTCCAGCTTCACATCATTCATCTCCCTATCCACCACCCTCATCCTATCCATCAATGCCATCTCCCTATCCACCACACTCATCATCACCATATCCTCCTCCCCACTCAGCTTATCCACCACACTCATCATCACCATACCCTCCTCCACACTCAGCTTATCCACCACCTTCGGCTTATCCACCATCTTCATACCCTCCACCTGCAACTTATCCTCCACACGGTG GAATGTACCCTCCACCACCATATTGA
- the LOC131647187 gene encoding protein SRC2 homolog isoform X2, producing MSSGTVAGIQGQPLEVTVVSCAKLKDTEWISRQDPYVCVEYASTKFRTRTCTDGGKHPVFQEKFVVPLIEGLRELTVVVWNSNTVTFDDFIGTGKVQLNKVLSQGFDDSSWPLQTKSGRHAGEIKLILHYANAKLNQQKLGSSSSHTPISYAATPAGSSYYPQQQQQPSYSNYHHPTPAPALAYPPPPASHHSSPYPPPSSYPSMPSPYPPHSSSPYPPPHSAYPPHSSSPYPPPHSAYPPPSAYPPSSYPPPATYPPHGMYPPPPY from the exons ATGTCTTCTGGAACGGTAGCGGGGATTCAGGGCCAACCTCTCGAGGTCACGGTGGTTTCGTGCGCGAAATTGAAGGATACTGAATGGATTTCAAGACAAGATCCCTACGTTTGTGTTGAATACGCTTCCACCAAATTCCGAACAAGAACATGCACAG ACGGTGGAAAACATCCGGTGTTTCAAGAGAAGTTCGTGGTGCCGTTGATTGAAGGTCTTCGTGAACTCACTGTTGTTGTTTGGAACAGCAATACTGTCACATTCGATGATTTTATAGGCACTGGAAA GGTTCAATTGAACAAGGTTCTGTCTCAAGGgtttgatgattcttcttggcCACTTCAAACTAAATCTGGCAG ACACGCAGGCGAAATAAAACTTATATTGCATTATGCAAATGCCAAACTAAATCAGCAG AAACTAGGCTCCTCCTCAAGCCATACTCCTATTTCCTATGCGGCGACACCCGCAGGTTCTTCTTACTACCCACAACAGCAGCAGCAGCCATCATACTCTAATTATCACCATCCAACACCTGCTCCTGCTCTTGCTTATCCTCCTCCTCCAGCTTCACATCATTCATCTCCCTATCCACCACCCTCATCCTATCCATCAATGCCATCTCCCTATCCACCACACTCATCATCACCATATCCTCCTCCCCACTCAGCTTATCCACCACACTCATCATCACCATACCCTCCTCCACACTCAGCTTATCCACCACCTTCGGCTTATCCACCATCTTCATACCCTCCACCTGCAACTTATCCTCCACACG GAATGTACCCTCCACCACCATATTGA
- the LOC131652663 gene encoding wax ester synthase/diacylglycerol acyltransferase 11-like, with protein sequence MDGGGGDDDEPLTPAGRLFLQPEMNQVIHCVVGLKNKVDVESIMTEIHKSLMLQHPRFTSLMVRDHRGVEHWRPTKINLDRHVLVFDNPVSDAVDDQSAISEYISDLCTTPKLSMDKPLWEIHILKAHKCLIFRIHHSLGDGISLMSMLLASCRKRDDPDALPTLSIPTVKSRRSLWNLVTALFFSFIYVIQFIFRCLWIRDRKTAISGGDGVELWPRKIATARFSLEDMKTVKSAVPNATINDVLFAVISSGISRYLDFREPNGLRDGVQLTGLAMVNLRKQPGLQELSNLMKSNSGAKWGNKFGMILLPIYYHRSKSTNPVEYLKRAKVMIDRKKKSLEAHLSYKIGDFVMSTLGPKFACLLNYRMLCHTTFAFSNVVGPQEEIMIAGNPVTFLRANNSALPHALVLLMVSYAGKADMQVQVAKDIIPDPEFLAKCFEDALLELKEYVSAKS encoded by the exons ATGGATGGCGGTGGCGGCGATGACGATGAACCGCTAACCCCCGCCGGGAGGCTGTTCCTACAACCGGAGATGAACCAAGTAATCCACTGCGTCGTTGGTTTAAAGAACAAAGTCGACGTTGAATCAATTATGACCGAAATTCACAAGTCTCTTATGCTTCAACATCCACGATTCACCAGTCTCATGGTTCGTGACCACCGCGGCGTCGAGCACTGGCGTCCAACCAAAATCAACCTCGACCGCCATGTTCTCGTCTTCGATAATCCAGTCTCCGACGCCGTCGACGATCAATCGGCAATCAGCGAGTATATATCCGATTTATGCACCACACCGAAACTCAGCATGGATAAGCCACTCTGGGAGATCCACATCCTGAAAGCACACAAGTGCCTCATATTTCGAATTCACCATTCGCTTGGAGACGGAATTTCACTCATGTCAATGCTTCTCGCAAGCTGTAGGAAGCGCGACGATCCGGACGCGCTTCCGACGCTATCTATTCCTACTGTGAAATCTCGCCGCAGTTTGTGGAATCTTGTAACGGCcttattcttttcttttatatatgtGATACAATTTATCTTCAGGTGTTTATGGATTCGTGACCGAAAAACCGCCATTTCCGGTGGCGACGGTGTTGAACTCTGGCCGAGGAAGATTGCCACGGCTCGTTTTTCGTTGGAAGATATGAAGACTGTGAAAAGTGCCGTTCCTAACGCG ACCATAAACGATGTTCTATTTGCAGTTATATCATCCGGAATATCAAGATACCTGGACTTTAGAGAACCCAATG GGCTGCGAGACGGTGTTCAGCTAACAGGGTTAGCTATGGTTAACTTGAGAAAGCAGCCAGGATTGCAG GAACTGTCCAATTTGATGAAAAGCAATTCTGGCGCAAAGTGGGGCAACAAATTTGGTATGATCCTACTGCCTATATATTACCACAGAAGCAAGAGTACAAATCCTGTAGAATATTTGAAGAGAGCTAAAGTAATGATTGACCGAAAGAAAAAATCTTTGGAGGCCCATTTGTCATACAAAATTGGAGATTTTGTAATGTCCACTCTTGGTCCAAAG TTTGCTTGCTTGCTAAATTATAGGATGCTCTGCCACACTACCTTTGCATTCTCAAATGTGGTTGGCCCTCAAGAAGAGATTATGATTGCAGGCAATCCAGTAACGTTCTTAAGGGCAAATAATTCTGCCTTGCCTCAT GCACTTGTTTTGCTTATGGTGAGTTATGCTGGAAAGGCAGACATGCAAGTGCAGGTGGCCAAAGACATCATTCCGGATCCTGAGTTTCTTGCCAAGTGCTTTGAAGATGCATTACTTGAATTGAAGGAGTACGTTTCAGCCAAAAGTTGA